Proteins from one Fusobacterium periodonticum 1_1_41FAA genomic window:
- a CDS encoding 3-hydroxybutyryl-CoA dehydrogenase, producing the protein MKVGIIGAGTMGAGIAQAFAQTEGFTVALCDINNEFAANGKNKIAKGFEKRIAKGKMEQAEADAILGRITTGTKEICADCDLVIEAAIENMEIKKQTFKELDEICKADAIFATNTSSLSITEIGAGLKRPMIGMHFFNPAPVMKLVEIIAGLHTPTEIVEKIKKISEDIGKVPVQVEEAPGFVVNRILVPMINEAVGIYAEGIASVEGIDAAMKLGANHPIGPLALGDLIGLDVCLAIMDVLYHETGDSKYRAHTLLRKMVRGKQLGQKTGKGFYDYTK; encoded by the coding sequence ATGAAAGTAGGAATTATTGGAGCAGGAACAATGGGTGCAGGTATTGCTCAAGCATTTGCACAAACAGAAGGATTCACAGTAGCACTTTGTGATATCAATAATGAATTTGCTGCAAATGGAAAAAATAAAATAGCAAAAGGTTTTGAAAAAAGAATAGCTAAGGGTAAAATGGAACAAGCTGAAGCAGATGCTATTTTAGGAAGAATTACAACTGGTACAAAAGAAATTTGTGCTGATTGTGATTTAGTAATTGAAGCGGCTATTGAAAACATGGAAATTAAAAAACAAACATTTAAAGAATTAGATGAAATTTGTAAAGCAGATGCTATATTTGCAACAAATACTTCTTCATTATCAATTACAGAAATTGGAGCTGGACTAAAGAGACCTATGATAGGAATGCACTTCTTTAACCCAGCACCTGTAATGAAACTTGTTGAAATTATTGCTGGATTACATACTCCAACTGAAATAGTAGAAAAAATTAAAAAGATATCTGAAGATATTGGAAAAGTTCCAGTACAAGTTGAAGAAGCTCCAGGATTTGTTGTTAATAGAATTTTAGTTCCTATGATTAATGAAGCTGTTGGAATATATGCTGAAGGAATTGCAAGTGTAGAAGGAATAGATGCTGCAATGAAATTAGGTGCAAACCACCCTATCGGACCACTAGCTTTAGGAGACTTAATTGGATTAGATGTATGTCTTGCTATAATGGATGTTTTATATCATGAAACAGGAGACAGCAAATATAGAGCTCATACTTTATTAAGAAAAATGGTTCGTGGAAAACAATTAGGACAAAAAACTGGTAAAGGTTTTTATGACTACACAAAATAA
- a CDS encoding enoyl-CoA hydratase-related protein: MSVVSYRQEDFIGIVTIERPEALNALNTAVLNELNSTFANINLETTRVVILTGAGTKSFVAGADISEMSHLNNTEAARFSNKGNEVFRKIETFPLPVIAAINGFALGGGCELAMSCDFRVCSENAVFGQPEVGLGITPGFGGTQRLARLIGLGKAKEMIYTANAIKADEALNVGLVNHVYPQETLLEETKKLAAKIAKNAPFAVRASKKAINEGIDTDMDRAIIIEEKLFGSCFTTEDQKVGMKAFLEKIKGVEYKNK, encoded by the coding sequence ATGTCAGTTGTATCTTATAGACAAGAAGATTTTATTGGGATTGTAACTATTGAAAGACCAGAGGCATTGAACGCTTTAAACACAGCAGTACTAAATGAATTAAATTCAACTTTTGCTAACATAAATTTAGAAACAACAAGAGTTGTAATTTTAACAGGAGCAGGAACTAAGTCTTTTGTTGCAGGGGCAGATATATCAGAAATGTCTCATTTAAACAACACTGAAGCAGCTAGATTTAGTAACAAAGGAAATGAAGTATTTAGAAAAATAGAAACTTTTCCTCTTCCAGTTATCGCGGCTATCAATGGATTTGCTTTAGGTGGAGGTTGTGAACTAGCAATGAGTTGTGATTTTAGAGTTTGTTCTGAAAATGCAGTATTCGGACAACCAGAAGTTGGTCTAGGAATAACTCCAGGTTTTGGTGGTACTCAAAGATTAGCAAGACTTATTGGTTTAGGAAAAGCTAAAGAAATGATCTATACAGCTAATGCTATTAAAGCTGATGAAGCTCTTAATGTTGGACTTGTAAACCATGTTTATCCTCAAGAAACATTATTGGAAGAAACAAAAAAATTAGCTGCTAAAATTGCTAAAAATGCTCCTTTCGCAGTTAGAGCTTCTAAAAAAGCTATAAATGAAGGAATTGACACTGATATGGATAGAGCAATAATAATAGAAGAAAAATTATTTGGAAGTTGCTTTACAACAGAAGATCAAAAAGTTGGAATGAAAGCATTCTTAGAAAAAATTAAAGGTGTAGAATATAAAAATAAGTAA